The Falco peregrinus isolate bFalPer1 chromosome 1, bFalPer1.pri, whole genome shotgun sequence genome has a window encoding:
- the SNX33 gene encoding sorting nexin-33, with amino-acid sequence MALKARALYNFQSENKEEISIQENEELVIFSENSLDGWLQGQNSRGETGLFPASYVEILRSRSGSNYTDYSSSPAGSPGHDSFYTAPPNPGIPYQGSFEDDDDDDWDDWDDACTVVEEPRSAPGTNGHPSPSLQYPTAYGHHQHAGYHPKPALERQDSMSSSKRGSVVGRNLNRFSCFVRSGVEAFILGDVPLMSKIAEVYCIEMGSKGPQWRANPHPFICSVEDPTKQTKFKGIKSYISYKLTPSNINSPVYRRYKHFDWLYNRLLHKFTVISVPHLPEKQATGRFEEDFIEKRKRRLILWMDHMTSHPVLSQYEGFQHFLCCRDEKQWKLGKRRAEKDEMVGASFLLTIQIPTEHQDLQDVEDRVDAFKAFSKKMDDSVLQLTNVASELVRKHVGGFRKEFQKLGNAFQAISHSFHMDPPYSSDALNNAISHTGKTYETVGEMFAEQPKNDLFLMLDTLSLYQGLLSNFPDIIHLQKGAFAKVKESQRMSDEGRMDQEEADGIRKRCRVVGFALQAEMNHFHERRVADFKRMMQSYLKQQIVFYQRVSQQLEKTLRMYDNL; translated from the exons ATGGCGTTGAAAGCCAGAGCGCTTTACAACTTCCAGAGCGAAAACAAAGAGGAGATCAGCATCCAGGAGAACGAGGAGCTCGTCATCTTCAGCGAGAACTCCCTGGACGGGTGGTTACAGGGCCAAAACAGCCGCGGGGAGACCGgcctcttccctgcctcctACGTCGAGATCCTCCGCTCCCGGTCAGGCTCCAACTACACGGATTACTCCAGCAGCCCGGCCGGCTCGCCCGGGCACGACTCCTTCTACACAGCTCCCCCCAACCCCGGCATCCCCTACCAGGGCAGTTTTGAGGATGACGATGATGATGATTGGGATGACTGGGACGATGCTTGCACGGTGGTGGAGGAGCCCCGGAGCGCACCGGGCACCAATGGGCACCCCTCGCCCAGCCTGCAGTACCCAACAGCGTACGGCCACCACCAGCACGCCGGTTACCATCCCAAGCCGGCACTGGAAAGGCAGGACAGCATGAGCTCCTCCAAGAGGGGCAGCGTGGTGGGGAGGAACCTCAACCGCTTCTCGTGCTTTGTGCGCTCGGGGGTGGAAGCCTTCATCCTGGGTGATGTGCCCCTGATGTCCAAGATCGCTGAGGTGTACTGCATTGAGATGGGCTCCAAAGGTCCCCAGTGGAGGGCAAACCCACACCCCTTCATCTGCTCCGTGGAGGACCCGACCAAGCAAACCAAGTTCAAGGGCATCAAGAGCTACATCTCCTACAAGCTGACCCCCAGCAACATCAACTCGCCCGTCTACCGGCGGTACAAGCACTTTGACTGGCTCTACAACCGCCTCCTGCACAAGTTCACAGTCATATCGGTGCCCCACCTGCCCGAGAAGCAGGCCACCGGGCGCTTCGAGGAGGACTTCATCGAGAAGCGCAAGCGGCGCCTGATCCTCTGGATGGACCATATGACCAGCCACCCCGTCCTCTCCCAGTATGAGGGCTTCCAGCACTTCCTCTGCTGCCGTGATGAGAAGCAGTGGAAGCTGGGCAAACGCCGGGCGGAGAAGGATGAGATGGTGGGCGCCAGCTTCCTCCTCACCATCCAGATCCCCACGGAGCACCAGGACCTGCAGGATGTGGAGGACCGCGTGGACGCCTTCAAGGCCTTCAGCAAGAAGATGGACGACAGCGTCCTGCAGCTGACCAACGTGGCCTCGGAGCTGGTGCGCAAGCACGTGGGGGGCTTCCGGAAGGAATTCCAGAAGCTGGGCAATGCCTTCCAAGCCATCAGCCACTCCTTCCACATGGACCCCCCCTACAGCTCGGACGCCCTCAACAATGCCATCTCCCACACGGGCAAGACGTACGAGACCGTGGGGGAGATGTTCGCCGAGCAGCCCAAAAATGACCTGTTCCTCATGCTGGACACTCTCTCTTTGTACCAAGGGCTCCTTTCCAACTTTCCGGACATCATCCACCTCCAGAAAG GTGCCTTCGCCAAGGTGAAGGAGAGCCAGCGGATGAGCGACGAGGGCAGGATGGACCAGGAGGAGGCAGACGGGATCCGCAAGCGCTGCCGCGTGGTGGGCTTTGCCCTGCAAGCCGAGATGAACCACTTCCATGAGCGGCGTGTGGCCGACTTCAAGAGGATGATGCAGTCTTACTTAAAGCAGCAGATCGTCTTCTACCAGCGCgtcagccagcagctggagaagacGTTACGCATGTACGACAACCTCTAA
- the CSPG4 gene encoding chondroitin sulfate proteoglycan 4, with protein sequence MGAQGGIATLLLLLLACQPVCTGPLAGASFFGDGFVEMPLVDASRTVRLRLQLYTSQGSGLLFLAAGQPDHLLLQLQAGSLQARLQLGSEEVTLQSPAELQLNNLVVHDVELLVEDGRMMLTIDSLFNSSVDIPGPVRELDIQYGLYAGGTGSLDLPYLAETSSPFRGCLHLVTFNGLDVLSPLSSDGSSKIFHQVQEGCSTQFSADPEDPFGFLGPHSYIAFPTWDARKEATIEFVIMTSITQAPLIYHAGLENDFFYLEIFNGRLRGFVEKGNGIIVLHNNVFISDEQQHYVKVYTDIHKFEILIDYYASSTSNRGINNYLDLQGNLFIGGMNEKALQRLREHHLAFISVWTMTNNSFVGCLEDLRINLQRRSLQDAVITKDITSGCGKQEHYWDYDEVYEQDEAPTSTPPDVWSGAPGLVAEPCQPDNSFPPAFANISRLLHVSPLIVSEGGMAYLEWKHAQPTVDLSLANIRQSQILFSITNDPRHGQLELDIPGSRSRRKFTLLDIVNRKVKYIHDGSEGPMDQLMLEVTVTAQQGVPECLRQGQMYLLPIMINPINDAPQVIFPHGNHMTILKHTRKHLTTDILQVLDDDTSCDDLEFQLHGGQQMEEGYVEYDFHPGVPIEEFSCRDLEAGNIAYVHQSGTNLQLTLQVSDGTVPSPIATLRILAIDPDIHLRNNTGLSISQGGAARITTANLSVETNAVQQRVAILYILTEPLRYGEVQKQGSMGGEWKKVESFHQQDLEQGRIQYFSTDPEHRLEDSVEKLRFEVQVGQKVLRNNTFLVTIKRATIKMRTMVPLQMKNKRHRNITSKELEAMLEDPNSAPVPFHYMIIQAPKKGNLELLGNRLTEGFGFTQDDLQRNHLSYSVTIRNSQQAEDTFQFRIRAGEQHSPVYTYTISIGGDPDAPALTNVLLTVPEGGQAVISKDHLFVQSMNSMDYLYEVIEGPAHGRLAWAASHGSASREEITEFTNDDILHRRLLYQHDDSETLEDDIPFVAIRQGEGSAEPDAEEVRGVFRVSIQPVNDHSPVQVVNKVFNVVRNGQHLLTTDDIAFTDKDSGFSDTQLVLARKDILFGSIVSADDRSHQVYRFTQDDLRKKKILFVHSGADRGWIQLQVSDGLHQTTALLEVQASDPYIKIVNNTGLVIHQGSRGSIDSSVLSLETNMDIRSDEEIRFLIMTPPRWGTVLRGEQPVVTFSQRDLLAGEISYHHNGSRNTRDELQFTVEANEVAVEDTLAITVFLDTHPSPLRIVNHKEIHVFQGEAAGIKEEYLLVTHEEIPPQDIVYLVSSPPASGFLATLQHEQDSNEQPSLDPIQSFTQEDINDGRVLYLHSKPKEEHDQFVVDITAGGADPLEGVVVSLVILPITIPLDVHNITVPGGGYATLSTGILNIPNTYYTALGVEFRVLKPPRFGTLRNNQRPEDGGLHSFTWSEVQRQQIQYRQDGPRARADSFTVLANASAPDRQSQPRTLFVTILPRSAEGPRLRVNAGLQLQEGATAAISPHILSAEDEDSPAEEVTYSIQPPANGKVVLRSAPGAEVRRFTQAQINNGLILFVHQGPLDGGFAFDLWDGENLSPGHFFLVRAQREPLISLAKKQSLTVCPGALQPITSQNLQAVSNSPTSSTALYYSIEQAPRLGRLSTSQGEEVRNFTQAQVDSRMIFYQHEMPEKPFWLAQDAIRFRVVAPTTISDSFILLVLISFEERCPQRSTLLWRNAGLQLSRAQRAEIGTSILDASNLLSQILVPEQAAYDVVFLVTGLPAHGQLLVAGVPLERSRPFFLQSDLAAGRLAYAHGGDSISEDHFRFKAWLQPRAQQSIRPPQEGVVISEAFNITVTGSSSKPPQVLKQQEVLRVSPGSVVTLSRDYLDVADPSGSPDKMVYSVLQRPLAGHLANTHNPQEPINHFTQADVQAGHVVFVATRSHTSGSLALSLSDGHHPPTLTSLEIEVLPAESTTASPVLLEVPQDLNRAAMSHRHLLGAAQLGASNALYRITKDPRFGQVQVNQKPSRGFSQKQLDRGEVTFTFTDLTSPEDDFQFLAMSRAANRTGVVNVMVRALVKAQPGSLWPRGTTALLDTSILDASELANHTKSIPVFKIRRAPRASRLVRVSRDPGQPTTPIETFTQSELEQGLVGLEVLGAGETDQPLQSDSFAFELAAPGVPPALASLEYSTEPYNTSKAYGVTLLTAPLAPSSPVPQPQGTARSSLNASELGMPPTAWQGPGATTSPSPVEGGTFLSFIEANMFSIIIPICLIFLLLALILPLLFYLHKRNKTGKHHVQGTPSPKAKNGAVPDQETFRRMDPNQGIPLTTVNAPEGKGTGPPPQGTGPGAPPDPELLQYCRTSNPPLKNNQYWV encoded by the exons gccaggctgcagctggggtcCGAGGAGGTGACCCTGCAGTCCccggcagagctgcagctcaaTAACCTGGTGGTGCATGatgtggagctgctggtggaagATGGCAGGATGATGCTGACCATTGACAGCCTCTTCAACAGCTCTGTGGACATCCCGGGGCCAGTAAGGGAGCTGGACATCCAGTATGGCCTCTATGCCGGCGGGACCGGCAGCCTTGACCTACCATACCTCGCTGAGACCAGCTCACCCTTCAGAGGTTGCCTCCACTTAGTGACATTCAATGGCCTGGATGTCCTCTCCCCTCTGTCCTCTGATGGCAGCTCCAAGATCTTCCACCAggtccaggaaggctgcagcACGCAGTTCTCTGCAGATCCCGAGGACCCCTTTGGGTTCCTGGGACCACATTCCTACATCGCATTTCCCACTTGGGACGCAAGGAAGGAAGCGACCATTGAGTTTGTGATAATGACGAGCATCACCCAGGCACCCCTCATCTACCATGCAGGGCTGGAGAATGACTTCTTCTACCTGGAGATCTTCAACGGGCGCCTGAGAGGATTTGTTGAGAAGGGGAACGGTATCATCGTCCTGCACAACAATGTCTTCATCAGTGATGAGCAGCAGCATTACGTCAAAGTCTACACAGACATCCACAAGTTTGAGATCCTAATAGACTACTATGCTTCATCCACGTCCAACCGAGGCATCAACAACTACCTAGACCTTCAGGGAAATCTCTTCATTGGAGGTATGAATGAAAAAGCTTTGCAAAGGCTGAGGGAGCATCATCTTGCTTTCATCTCAGTGTGGACCATGACCAACAACTCATTTGTTGGCTGCTTGGAGGACCTGCGGATAAACCTGCAGAGGCGGAGTCTGCAAGATGCCGTGATCACAAAGGACATCACATCTGGCTGTGGAAAGCAGGAGCACTACTGGGACTACGATGAGGTGTATGAGCAGGATGAGGCACCCACCTCCACACCTCCAGATGTCTGGTCGGGAGCACCAGGCCTGGTGGCAGAACCGTGTCAGCCAGACAACAGCTTCCCACCTGCCTTCGCCAACATCAGCAGGCTGTTGCACGTCAGCCCCCTCATTGTCTCCGAAGGGGGTATGGCCTATCTGGAGTGGAAACACGCCCAGCCAACAGTAGACTTGAGCCTTGCAAACATCCGACAGTCCCAAATCCTCTTTAGCATCACCAACGACCCCAGGCATGGCCAGCTGGAGCTGGACATTCCTGGGTCCAGGAGCAGAAGGAAGTTCACCCTGTTGGACATCGTGAATCGGAAAGTCAAATACATCCACGACGGCTCCGAGGGGCCCATGGACCAGCTGATGCTAGAGGTGACAGTGACTGCCCAGCAAGGAGTCCCAGAGTGCCTGCGGCAGGGGCAGATGTACCTGCTGCCCATCATGATCAACCCCATCAATGATGCCCCCCAGGTGATCTTTCCCCATGGGAACCACATGACAATCCTGAAGCACACACGGAAACACCTGACCACGGACATCCTGCAGGTCCTAGATGATGACACGTCCTGTGATGACCTTGAATTCCAGCTGCACGGTGGCCAGCAGATGGAGGAGGGTTATGTGGAGTATGACTTTCACCCTGGAGTGCCCATCGAAGAGTTCTCCTGCAGGGACCTGGAAGCAGGCAACATAGCCTACGTGCACCAGAGCGGGACAAACTTACAGCTGACCTTGCAGGTGAGTGACGGCACAGTCCCAAGCCCCATTGCCACCCTGAGGATCCTCGCCATCGACCCTGACATCCACCTGCGCAACAACACCGGCCTCTCCATCTCCCAAGGAGGTGCTGCACGCATTACCACAGCCAACCTGTCAGTAGAGACAAACGCAGTGCAACAACGGGTTGCCATCCTGTACATCCTCACAGAGCCCCTACGGTATGGTGAGGTCCAGAAGCAAGGGAGCATGGGAGGGGAATGGAAAAAAGTGGAGTCCTTCCACCAGCAAGATCTGGAGCAAGGGCGCATTCAGTATTTCAGCACAGACCCGGAGCACCGCCTGGAAGACAGTGTGGAGAAGCTGAGATTCGAAGTCCAGGTAGGGCAGAAAGTCTTGCGAAACAACACCTTCCTTGTAACGATTAAAAGAGCCACCATTAAGATGAGGACCATGGTCCCCCTCCAGATGAAGAACAAGCGGCACAGAAATATCACCAGTAAGGAGCTGGAGGCGATGCTGGAGGATCCCAACTCCGCCCCAGTCCCCTTCCACTACATGATAATCCAGGCTCCCAAAAAGGGAAACCTGGAACTGCTGGGCAACAGGCTGACCGAAGGCTTTGGATTTACCCAAGATGACCTGCAAAGGAACCACCTGAGCTACAGCGTGACCATCAGGAACTCTCAGCAAGCCGAGGACACCTTCCAGTTTCGCATCCGTGCTGGTGAGCAGCACTCTCCTGTCTATACGTACACAATCAGCATTGGTGGGGACCCCGACGCACCAGCCCTGACCAACGTCCTCCTGACTGTGCCAGAAGGGGGGCAAGCTGTCATCTCCAAGGACCACTTGTTCGTACAGAGCATGAACAGCATGGACTACCTCTACGAAGTCATTGAGGGGCCAGCACATGGGAGGCTGGCCTGGGCTGCATCCCACGGCTCGGCCTCCAGAGAGGAGATCACGGAGTTCACCAACGATGACATCCTCCACCGCCGGCTGCTGTACCAGCACGATGACTCTGAGACGCTGGAGGATGACATCCCCTTCGTAGCGATCAGGCAGGGCGAGGGCAGCGCTGAGCCCGATGCGGAGGAGGTGAGAGGTGTTTTCAGGGTCTCTATCCAACCCGTCAATGACCACAGCCCGGTCCAGGTAGTGAACAAGGTCTTCAACGTGGTGCGCAATGGGCAGCACCTGCTGACAACAGATGACATTGCCTTCACCGACAAGGACTCTGGCTTCTCCGACACGCAGCTGGTGCTGGCAAGGAAGGACATTTTGTTTGGCAGCATCGTGTCCGCCGATGACAGAAGCCACCAGGTCTATCGGTTCACACAAGATGACTTGAGGAAGAAGAAGATCCTCTTTGTCCATTCGGGGGCCGACCGGGGCTGGATCCAGCTACAGGTCTCAGATGGCCTCCACCAAACCACGGCCCTCCTGGAAGTACAGGCATCAGACCCCTACATCAAAATAGTCAACAACACTGGTCTAGTCATCCACCAAGGCAGCCGAGGGAGCATCGACTCCTCTGTCCTCAGCCTGGAGACCAATATGGACATCAGGTCAGATGAAGAGATACGGTTCCTGATAATGACCCCCCCAAGGTGGGGAACTGTGCTGAGAGGGGAGCAGCCGGTCGTGACCTTCTCCCAGAGGGACCTGCTAGCAGGAGAGATCTCCTACCACCACAACGGGAGCAGGAACACCCGAGATGAGCTCCAGTTCACTGTAGAAGCAAACGAGGTGGCGGTGGAGGACACGCTGGCCATCACCGTGTTCTTGGACACCCATCCCAGCCCCTTGCGCATAGTCAACCACAAGGAGATCCACGTCTTTCAGGGGGAAGCAGCTGGGATCAAGGAGGAGTACTTACTG GTGACCCACGAAGAGATCCCTCCCCAAGACATAGTCTACCTGGtgagcagccccccagcctccGGCTTCCTGGCAACACTTCAGCACGAGCAAGACTCAAATGAGCAGCCCAGCCTGGACCCCATCCAGTCCTTCACCCAGGAGGACATCAACGATGGCAGAGTCCTCTACCTCCACTCCAAGCCCAAGGAGGAGCATGACCAGTTTGTCGTGGACATCACAGCTGGTGGTGCAGACCCCCtggagggggtggtggtgagccTGGTCATACTCCCCATCACCATCCCCCTGGATGTCCACAACATCACAGTGCCGGGAGGCGGCTATGCTACCCTCTCCACAGGCATCCTCAACATCCCAAACACCTACTACACGGCTCTTGGTGTAGAGTTCAGGGTGCTCAAGCCTCCGCGGTTCGGTACCCTCCGGAACAACCAGCGGCCCGAGGACGGTGGGCTGCACAGCTTCACCTGGAGCGAG gtgcagaggcagcagatccAGTACAGGCAGGACGGACCCCGGGCCCGGGCCGACAGCTTCACCGTCCTGGCCAACGCCTCCGCGCCGGACCGGCAGAGCCAGCCCAGGACCCTCTTCGTCACCATCCTGCCCCGCAGCGCCGAGGGGCCCCGGCTGCGGGTCAACGCCGGGCTGCAG TTGCAGGAAGGTGCCACGGCTGCCATCAGCCCCCACATCCTGAGTGCTGAGGACGAGGACTCCCCAGCAGAGGAGGTGACCTACTCCATCCAGCCCCCAGCCAACGGGAAGGTTGTGCTGAGGTCAGCCCCTGGAGCTGAGGTCCGACGGTTCACCCAGGCTCAGATAAACAACGGCCTCATCCTCTTTGTGCACCAAG GACCCTTGGATGGAGGCTTTGCCTTCGACCTGTGGGATGGTGAGAACCTGTCTCCTGGGCACTTCTTCCTCGTCAGGGCCCAGAGAGAGCCCCTCATTAGCCTGGCCAAGAAGCAGAGCCTCACTGTCTGCCCAG gtgccctgcagcccatcaCCAGCCAGAACCTGCAGGCAGTGAGCAACAGCCCCACCAGCTCCACCGCTCTGTACTACAGCATCGAGCAAGCCCCGCGCCTGGGCAGGCTGAGCACCTCCCAGGGGGAGGAAGTCAGGAACTTCACCCAAGCCCAG gtTGACAGTAGGATGATTTTCTACCAGCACGAGATGCCAGAGAAACCCTTCTGGCTGGCCCAAGATGCCATCCGTTTCCGCGTGGTCGCTCCCACAACCATCTCCGATTCCTTCATCCTCCTCGTGCTGATCTCCTTTGAGGAGAGGTGTCCCCAGCGTTCAACTCTGCTATGGAGAAATGCag gCCTCCAGCTCTCACGGGCTCAACGGGCTGAGATCGGCACCTCGATATTGGATGCCTCCAACCTCCTGAGCCAAATCCTGGTCCCCGAGCAGGCTGCGTATGATGTTGTCTTCCTGGTGACGGGGCTGCCAGCTCATGGGCAGCTCTTGGTGGCTGGTGTGCCCCTGGAGCGATCCCGGCCATTCTTCCTGCAGTCAGACCTGGCTGCAGGGCGCCTGGCATATGCCCATGGTGGAGACAGCATCTCTGAAGACCATTTCAGATTTAAGGCTTGGCTCCAGCCCCGGGCGCAGCAGTCCATCCGTCCTCCTCAAGAAGGGGTGGTCATCTCCGAAGCTTTCAATATAACGGTGaccggcagcagcagcaagccacCGCAGGTGCTGAAGCAGCAAGAAGTGCTGCGGGTCTCACCAGGCTCCGTGGTGACCTTATCCCGGGACTACCTGGATGTGGCAGACCCATCAGGGTCCCCAGACAAGATGGTGTACAGCGTCCTCCAGAGACCTCTTGCTGGCCACCTGGCTAACACACACAACCCACAGGAGCCCATCAACCACTTCACCCAAGCAGATGTCCAAGCAGGCCATGTGGTGTTTGTTGCCACCAGGAGCCATACCTCAGGGTCTTTAGCCTTGAGCCTCTCCGATGGCCACCATCCACCCACCCTGACCTCACTGGAGATCGAGGTGCTGCCGGCAGAGAGCACCACTGccagcccagtgctgctggaggtgccCCAAGACCTGAACAGGGCTGCCATGTCCCACCGTCACCTCCTGGGAGCTGCACAGCTGGGGGCCAGCAATGCCCTGTACAGGATCACCAAGGACCCAAGGTTTGGCCAAGTGCAGGTCAACCAGAAGCCATCACGGGGCTTCTCACAGAAGCAGCTGGACCGTGGAGAGGTGACGTTCACCTTCACTGACCTCACCTCTCCTGAGGATGACTTCCAGTTCCTCGCCATGTCGCGGGCAGCAAACAGGACCGGCGTGGTGAATGTGATGGTCCGCGCCTTGGTGAAGGCTCAGCCGGGCAGCCTGTGGCCTAGGGGTACCACAGCCCTCCTGGACACCAGCATCCTTGATGCCAGCGAGCTGGCCAACCACACCAAGAGCATCCCAGTCTTCAAGATCCGCAGGGCACCCCGTGCCAGCCGCCTCGTGAGGGTCTCCAGGGACCCAGGACAACCCACCACCCCGATCGAGACCTTCACCCAGAGTGAGCTGGAGCAAGGGCTGGTTgggctggaggtgctgggtgctggggagacTGACCAGCCCCTGCAGAGTGACAGCTTTGCCTTTGAGCTGGCAGCCCCCGGCGTGCCACCAGCGCTAGCGTCCCTGGAGTACAGCACTGAGCCCTACAACACCTCGAAAGCCTACGGTGTCACCCTGCTCACAGCCCCCCTGGCACCCTCGTCCCCAGTGCCCCAGCCTCAGGGCACGGCACGGAGCAGCCTCAATGCCAGCGAGCTGGGCATGCCACCCACCGCCTGGCAGGGCCCCGGTGCtaccaccagccccagccctgtggaGGGGGGCACCTTCCTCAGCTTCATTGAGGCCAACATGTTCAGCATCATCATCCCCATCTGCCTCATCTTCCTCCTGCTGGCCCTCATCCTGCCCCTGCTCTTCTACCTGCACAAGCGCAACAAGACGGGGAAGCACCATGTCCAGggcaccccctcccccaagGCCAAGAACGGGGCTGTGCCGGACCAGGAGACCTTCCGGAGGATGGACCCCAACCAAGGCATCCCCCTAACAACTGTCAATGCCCCGGAGGGCAAGGGCACGGGTCCACCACCCCAGGGCACAGGTCCTGGAGCACCGCCAGACCCTGAGCTCCTCCAGTACTGCCGGACTTCCAACCCTCCCTTGAAAAACAACCAGTACTGGGTGTGA